The Linepithema humile isolate Giens D197 chromosome 2, Lhum_UNIL_v1.0, whole genome shotgun sequence genome has a segment encoding these proteins:
- the LOC105675958 gene encoding collagen alpha-1(I) chain-like, translated as MRLHLLWIVLLAVARTALADEGYNYPRPSNPLIPGGPGGGPGTKPGGGFPGTPGGYPSGPAPGGQPGKPGGYPSGPGPSFPGERPGGQPGGQQPGFPGQQPSGGYPSGRPSIPFPSGEPTGRPSPGYPSGGPGAPSGPGARPGGFPSGPGAGYPSGRPGGQAPGFPSGQGYPSGRPGQPEGPGYPGGQAPGGYPGEKPGPGSGYPSGGPSTGYPGSSPRPGGGPGPQGPGGYPGPGGPQGPGGQQGPGRTPGGGYPTTRPGAEGPGGYPSGPGAQRPGGYPSGPSGPAPQGPGGYPGGPGPQGPGGYPGGPSPQGPGSFPGGPAPQGPEGFPGGPGPQRPEGFPGGPGPVGPGQGAHGDTGEYSHGDEGTYDEGDYSAIPGEPGRDYPIYSEIPETGFRCDAQQFPGYYADVEAQCQVFHICANNKTYDFLCPNGTIFNQQFFVCVWWNQFDCNSAPSLYYLNENIYDYTIMGAPGPQAGPGTQGPSGPSGPGGYPGGPQGPSGPGGPQGPSGPGGYPGGPQGPSGPGGPQGPSGPGGYPGGPQGPSGPGGYPGGPQGPSGPGGYPGGPQGPSGPGGYPGGPQGPSGPGGYPGGPQGPSGPGGYPGGPQGPSGPGGYPGGPQGPSGPGGYPRGPQGPSGPGGYPEGPQGPSGPSYPSGPQEPTGPGGFPGRPGPSGRPGPGYLTPPLGPSGPSGPQGPQGPQGPQGPSGPGYPGRPQGPSGPSTRPQGPSGPGGYPGPGGPSPGYPGSQPQGPTAPGYPSPGAPGGRPQGPSGPGGYPRGRPSGPSFPSGPEGIPEQPGTGSPFPPQGPAKPDREYLPPRAG; from the coding sequence AGGGCCGTCATTTCCAGGTGAGCGCCCGGGCGGTCAACCAGGCGGGCAACAACCTGGATTTCCAGGTCAACAGCCATCAGGTGGGTATCCTAGTGGACGTCCCTCGATTCCCTTTCCGAGCGGCGAACCAACAGGCAGACCTAGTCCAGGATATCCATCCGGCGGTCCCGGTGCACCGAGTGGGCCAGGTGCGCGACCAGGAGGATTTCCATCGGGACCAGGTGCTGGGTATCCTAGCGGCCGACCTGGCGGGCAAGCACCAGGTTTTCCAAGTGGACAAGGATATCCGAGTGGTAGACCCGGCCAGCCGGAAGGCCCCGGATATCCCGGCGGACAAGCACCTGGAGGTTATCCCGGTGAAAAACCTGGTCCGGGAAGTGGATATCCTAGTGGAGGGCCAAGCACTGGCTATCCAGGAAGTTCTCCGAGACCTGGCGGTGGTCCAGGTCCTCAAGGACCAGGCGGATATCCAGGACCAGGGGGACCTCAAGGTCCTGGAGGTCAGCAAGGCCCGGGCAGAACACCTGGCGGAGGTTATCCTACTACTAGACCAGGAGCTGAAGGACCAGGGGGCTATCCAAGTGGACCAGGAGCGCAAAGGCCAGGGGGCTATCCGAGCGGCCCGAGCGGCCCAGCTCCGCAAGGACCAGGCGGTTATCCCGGCGGACCAGGACCCCAAGGGCCAGGAGGCTACCCGGGCGGTCCGAGTCCGCAAGGACCGGGCAGCTTCCCCGGCGGTCCAGCCCCTCAAGGACCGGAAGGATTCCCGGGTGGACCAGGTCCACAGAGACCAGAAGGATTTCCAGGCGGGCCAGGTCCTGTAGGACCCGGTCAAGGAGCTCACGGTGACACCGGAGAGTATTCACATGGCGATGAAGGAACGTACGACGAAGGCGATTACTCGGCTATTCCAGGAGAACCTGGTCGCGATTATCCTATATACAGTGAAATTCCGGAGACCGGTTTCCGTTGCGACGCCCAACAATTCCCTGGTTACTACGCCGACGTGGAAGCTCAGTGCCAAGTTTTTCACATATGTGCCAACAATAAGACCTACGATTTTCTTTGCCCTAATGGAACGATCTTCAATCAACAATTCTTTGTCTGTGTATGGTGGAATCAGTTCGACTGCAACTCTGCGCCAAGCTTGTACTatttgaatgaaaatatttatgattatactATAATGGGAGCACCAGGGCCTCAAGCAGGACCCGGCACTCAAGGACCTTCGGGACCATCTGGACCAGGAGGATATCCGGGAGGACCTCAAGGTCCTTCAGGACCAGGAGGACCTCAAGGTCCGTCGGGACCAGGAGGATATCCAGGAGGACCTCAAGGTCCATCGGGACCGGGAGGACCTCAAGGCCCATCTGGACCAGGAGGATATCCGGGAGGACCTCAAGGTCCATCGGGACCAGGAGGATATCCGGGAGGACCTCAAGGTCCGTCGGGACCAGGAGGATATCCGGGAGGACCTCAAGGTCCGTCGGGACCAGGAGGATATCCGGGAGGACCTCAAGGACCATCCGGACCAGGAGGATATCCAGGAGGACCTCAAGGTCCGTCGGGACCAGGAGGATATCCGGGAGGACCTCAAGGACCATCCGGACCAGGAGGATATCCAGGAGGACCTCAAGGGCCATCCGGTCCAGGCGGTTATCCAAGAGGACCTCAAGGACCATCCGGACCAGGCGGTTATCCAGAAGGACCTCAAGGACCATCCGGACCAAGCTATCCAAGCGGACCTCAAGAACCAACGGGCCCAGGCGGTTTTCCAGGACGACCAGGTCCATCCGGCCGACCAGGACCCGGATATTTAACTCCGCCGTTAGGACCGTCAGGACCATCAGGACCTCAAGGACCTCAAGGACCTCAAGGACCTCAAGGACCAAGCGGACCTGGATACCCCGGAAGACCTCAGGGACCTTCTGGACCATCGACGAGACCGCAAGGACCTAGCGGTCCCGGCGGTTATCCGGGACCAGGCGGACCATCTCCAGGATATCCGGGAAGCCAACCGCAAGGACCGACTGCACCAGGTTATCCGAGTCCGGGCGCACCGGGAGGTCGTCCGCAAGGACCTAGTGGACCAGGTGGATACCCCAGAGGCCGACCAAGCGGCCCGTCATTCCCCAGTGGACCGGAAGGTATCCCGGAACAACCCGGAACAGGTTCGCCGTTCCCGCCACAAGGTCCTGCGAAACCAGATCGTGAGTACTTGCCGCCGCGGGCTGGATAA
- the LOC105675959 gene encoding uncharacterized protein yields the protein MLRFVILLLLCIAATYTPGHCETRASRDVEHARLPEFLTELDLSSLEASEEDVEALKKIVKRLAPEKNGEYQVFQVFFGNEDLLKEWLKGAGVTGQPGVDYPALTSIPATSFSCRGLRGGYYADLETNCQVFHICDNGRKISFLCPNGTIFQQSQLICDWWFKVDCSKSAELYEQSAEQLAEEEKKRADARKMKSEFHRTEDNPPNYYDNQNVDYDGRQNGRTNPYGQSAANQIPERQEEPKSGQHFGPNNVFDNARDSGRYFQENNANALRTSEKTSQSPENFSQPSRQRNRDHHDGGTNYQTVNRQRNQLADTQSGKFNYEHGNKFQDTRQNYQNTLNNAQDYRAGQSAAARSNEKPGFRNPKSRTSTSRNNLFGSSQSQKVTPTYMETTTFRTTTPAPPREFQQFAESAAFVSNRGNRFNSGKFDGNRQYYYHSYEQRDRSTAGHETTTLTPRESTVSFTPKTGAPPFPGPTFAPIYKPRTTTLPPYETTLQYTPTTETSFYSTSYYRQNDIPETTYASADTETATVTPSSAEDYATTASLAAHSDFRTPPAIGRVPPAANYQSQQYVNNRVTEQRDTERDTVSFATTRPYVNTESYRHNTANATSAVSESAFPSSTPSYENTRGQTATTRANYQKDNGVAGVDARGTTRDPWRASSQNSISSTEKPWKSTSVYQQNGSTSKTLSPYDTSITYQQGKVLSTLGPYVPFTKNYVYSTMTSTPTPKTPATVPSHSSTSTNYRTTANNLKPKATSKPKDRATYLPETSSKRPTTTLEDRPYAEREHALSMLQSLQGLENSANSLSESDRKGASGRNVQFAPGPSTLHSLALYFATAGDNFDSNETIESTASVERLEAEGGEGAATRNASVELPISILTQHTITSYAELFNLNNALEGNATATELAEEADDAGGAEIDDDLAIEQSEGPLNGAKRSNGTKLRELAQVFTHALSAYLQDPDTFKKVLTEIRPTEPSPTTTDGGQFETTTLYPTTVEEYSSVTKEKDEVLDFSDDTDAARRRKPSTIFPTTLQPPATTDRSYPIYYTTSDDDDYATTRKPAYYPSTTLLPPGTSYDSGEFPESSTQGGNTFAFEVNSAFTTTTANDIQNYDGGDARDTTDLSPIYDNYFPLEEDTNRKKIGGFHNNTVRTFQPYGKNVKPLDATPISNYVASSTPASFAGTTASSWGRGSAGERPVQNLTPPHYQRFGNVRSFEVSNSIVPSQTVRPTTPLPRSKSTQQTGSTVQPFRIRYYETTTLPSEQRKSPSPESLVTARSSYAKYRNNYNRIEGAHVPASTTVATTIRDSVGTLDPVTATVSDAEVTPYTTTVARATSGKATDVTTRQSTRHSNLLNNDHWTSSPMVTQLWETTVFVDPRHINHGLQSRDDATTLVAADNAVSKKPATAATTAKSTTRSAEHSEATRTTTSAPSTWQWTPNDNDSPVAFTLLPTTYAAENTATPTPIITTRSSITTTITSSVTSTNSRDNLVSTLLPFAVTANNALNATENEVIKAHEMFGRLNETSSNTLMRVMQQADSNAMVRQLVLLLISHCNGPRNKTSEQEKEQLLDALLRMPVNEFSSEESREIVAGISRLNLPLVKTRTTSSNSTTTKTPRSTSVKPTPSAPSITTFRSRTGRKFRTTTESANGFARRSDEAVPDANNSLSEDEAIASDSRALELLRSLYTIAAKWG from the exons ATGTTACGCTTCGTGATACTTCTGCTTTTAT GTATCGCCGCTACTTACACGCCTGGTCACTGCGAAACAAGA GCATCGCGGGATGTCGAGCACGCGAGACTACCAGAGTTCCTCACGGAATTGGACCTGTCGAGTCTCGAAGCATCCGAGGAAGATGTTGAAGCGCTGAAGAAAATCGTGAAAAGGCTGGCGCCCGAGAAGAACGGCGAGTACCAAGTTTTCCAAG TCTTCTTCGGTAACGAGGATCTTCTCAAGGAGTGGCTCAAAGGAGCGG GCGTGACGGGACAGCCCGGGGTGGATTATCCAGCCCTCACGTCGATTCCAGCCACCTCATTCAGCTGTCGCGGTCTGAGAGGGGGATATTACGCGGATTTAGAGACAAATTGTCAA GTATTCCATATCTGCGACAATGGACGCAAGATCTCGTTCCTGTGCCCCAACGGCACTATATTTCAGCAGTCACAGCTTATATGCGACTGGTGGTTCAAAGTGGATTGCAGCAAGTCCGCGGAGCTGTACGAGCAGAGCGCCGAGCAGCTGGCCGAGGAGGAGAAGAAGCGGGCGGACGCGAGGAAGATGAAATCCGAGTTCCATCGCACGGAGGATAACCCGCCTAATTACTACGATAATCAGAATGTCGATTACGACGGCAGGCAGAACGGTCGAACGAATCCGTACGGCCAGTCCGCCGCCAATCAGATTCCGGAGCGCCAAGAGGAACCCAAGTCCGGCCAGCACTTCGGGCCGAACAATGTTTTCGACAACGCGCGGGATTCCGGTCGCTACTTCCAGGAGAACAACGCGAACGCGTTGCGCACCAGCGAGAAGACGAGCCAGTCGCCCGAGAACTTTAGTCAGCCGTCGAGACAACGGAATCGGGACCATCACGACGGCGGCACGAATTATCAGACAGTCAACAGGCAGAGGAATCAGCTGGCGGACACGCAGAGCGGCAAATTCAATTACGAGCACGGGAACAAGTTCCAGGACACGCGACAGAATTACCAGAACACGCTGAACAACGCGCAGGACTATCGAGCCGGCCAGAGCGCGGCGGCGCGCAGCAACGAGAAGCCGGGATTCCGAAATCCGAAGTCGCGAACCTCGACGTCGCGGAACAATCTCTTCGGCTCGAGCCAGTCGCAGAAGGTCACGCCGACCTACATGGAAACGACGACCTTCAGAACGACGACCCCGGCGCCGCCGAGGGAGTTCCAGCAGTTCGCCGAGAGCGCGGCGTTCGTGTCGAATCGGGGAAATCGCTTCAATTCCGGCAAGTTCGACGGCAATCGGCAGTACTATTATCACTCGTACGAGCAACGGGACCGCTCCACGGCCGGCCACGAGACGACCACGTTGACGCCGAGGGAGAGCACGGTGTCCTTCACGCCGAAGACGGGCGCGCCGCCGTTCCCCGGGCCGACATTCGCACCGATTTACAAGCCCAGGACGACGACGCTGCCGCCTTACGAGACGACGTTGCAGTACACGCCGACCACCGAGACGTCCTTCTACAGCACGTCTTACTACAGGCAGAACGATATTCCGGAAACCACGTACGCCAGCGCCGACACCGAAACCGCGACCGTGACGCCGTCCTCCGCGGAGGATTACGCGACCACGGCGTCCCTCGCTGCGCACAGCGACTTTCGCACTCCCCCCGCGATAGGAAGGGTGCCGCCGGCCGCGAACTATCAAAGCCAGCAGTACGTTAATAACAGAGTGACCGAGCAGCGGGACACCGAGCGGGACACCGTCTCCTTCGCCACCACGCGTCCTTACGTCAACACAGAGAGTTATCGACACAACACAGCGAACGCTACGTCGGCCGTCAGCGAGAGCGCGTTCCCCTCGTCGACGCCGTCCTACGAGAACACCCGCGGTCAGACCGCGACGACTCGCGCCAATTATCAGAAGGACAACGGCGTGGCGGGTGTCGACGCCAGAGGCACGACGAGGGATCCTTGGCGCGCGTCCTCGCAGAATTCGATCAGCTCGACGGAGAAGCCGTGGAAAAGCACGAGTGTTTATCAGCAGAACGGCTCCACCAGCAAGACCCTGAGTCCTTACGACACCAGTATCACGTATCAGCAAGGGAAAGTGCTGTCCACCCTGGGCCCGTACGTGCCCTTCACGAAAAACTACGTTTACTCCACGATGACGAGCACGCCGACACCGAAGACGCCGGCCACCGTGCCGAGTCACAGCTCGACGTCGACGAATTATCGCACGACGGCGAACAATCTAAAGCCCAAGGCGACGAGCAAGCCTAAGGATCGGGCGACTTATCTGCCGGAAACCAGCAGCAAACGACCGACGACGACCCTGGAGGACAGACCGTACGCCGAGCGGGAGCACGCGCTCAGCATGCTGCAGTCTCTTCAGGGTCTGGAGAACAGCGCCAACAGTCTAAGCGAGAGCGACAGGAAAGGCGCGTCCGGCCGGAACGTGCAGTTCGCGCCCGGCCCGTCCACTCTGCACTCGCTGGCTCTGTACTTCGCCACCGCCGGCGACAATTTCGACTCCAACGAGACGATCGAATCCACCGCGAGCGTGGAGCGACTGGAGGCCGAGGGCGGTGAAGGGGCCGCCACGCGCAACGCGTCCGTCGAGCTGCCGATCAGCATCCTCACGCAGCACACCATCACCTCGTACGCCGAGCTGTTCAATCTGAACAACGCGCTTGAGGGCAACGCGACGGCGACGGAGCTCGCGGAGGAGGCGGACGACGCCGGCGGCGCCGAGATCGACGACGATCTCGCGATCGAGCAGAGCGAGGGACCGCTGAACGGCGCGAAGCGATCGAACGGCACGAAGCTGCGCGAGCTGGCGCAGGTCTTCACTCACGCTCTCTCGGCGTATCTGCAGGACCCGGACACCTTCAAGAAAGTGCTGACGGAGATTCGGCCCACGGAACCGTCGCCGACGACGACCGACGGCGGCCAGTTCGAAACGACCACGCTCTATCCGACCACCGTGGAGGAATACTCGTCGGTGACGAAGGAGAAGGACGAGGTGCTGGACTTCTCGGACGACACCGACGCCGCCAGAAGACGCAAGCCGTCCACGATATTTCCCACCACGTTGCAGCCGCCCGCGACCACCGACAGATCGTACCCGATTTACTACACGACGTCGGATGATGACGATTACGCGACCACGCGCAAGCCAGCCTACTATCCGAGCACGACGCTGCTGCCGCCCGGCACTTCGTACGATTCCGGCGAGTTTCCGGAATCGTCGACGCAGGGCGGCAATACGTTCGCGTTCGAGGTGAACAGCGCTTTCACCACCACCACCGCGAATGACATTCAGAACTACGACGGCGGCGACGCGAGGGACACGACCGATCTGTCGCCGATCTACGACAATTATTTCCCGCTGGAGGAGGACACGAATCGAAAGAAAATCGGCGGATTTCACAACAACACGGTGCGAACCTTCCAACCGTACGGCAAGAATGTCAAGCCGCTCGACGCTACGCCTATCAGCAATTACGTGGCGTCGTCGACGCCGGCGTCTTTCGCCGGGACGACCGCGTCCAGCTGGGGCAGAGGCTCCGCCGGCGAGAGACCCGTGCAAAACCTGACGCCGCCTCATTATCAACGCTTTGGTAACGTGAGAAGCTTCGAGGTTTCGAACAGCATCGTGCCGAGTCAGACGGTGCGCCCGACGACGCCCTTGCCGAGAAGCAAATCCACCCAGCAGACCGGCAGCACCGTGCAGCCCTTCAGAATACGCTATTACGAAACGACGACGTTGCCGTCCGAGCAGCGAAAGAGTCCCAGTCCCGAGTCTCTCGTTACGGCTCGCAGCTCGTACGCGAAATACAGGAACAATTACAATCGCATAGAGGGCGCGCACGTGCCGGCGTCAACGACGGTGGCAACGACGATCCGTGACAGCGTCGGGACGCTCGATCCCGTCACCGCGACCGTCAGCGACGCCGAAGTCACGCCGTACACGACCACCGTCGCTCGCGCCACTTCCGGCAAGGCAACCGACGTCACCACTAGACAGTCCACCAGACACTCCAACCTGCTGAACAACGATCACTGGACCTCCTCGCCGATGGTCACTCAGCTCTGGGAGACGACGGTGTTCGTGGATCCGCGGCACATTAATCACGGTTTACAGTCGCGCGACGACGCGACCACGCTCGTCGCCGCCGATAACGCTGTCAGCAAGAAACCCGCCACCGCGGCGACCACCGCGAAATCGACGACGCGCTCCGCCGAGCATTCGGAGGCAACGCGGACTACAACGAGCGCACCGAGTACCTGGCAATGGACGCCGAACGATAACGATTCGCCGGTGGCGTTCACTCTGCTGCCGACGACCTACGCCGCGGAGAACACGGCGACGCCGACGCCGATCATCACGACGCGATCCAGCATAACGACGACGATCACCTCGTCGGTGACGTCAACCAACTCCCGGGACAATCTGGTGTCCACGCTGCTGCCCTTCGCGGTGACCGCGAACAACGCGCTGAACGCTACCGAGAACGAAGTGATCAAGGCGCACGAGATGTTCGGTCGGTTGAACGAGACGAGCTCCAACACGCTGATGCGTGTGATGCAGCAGGCCGACAGCAACGCGATGGTGAGGCAGCTGGTGCTGCTGCTGATCAGCCATTGCAACGGGCCGAGGAACAAAACGTCGGAGCAGGAAAAGGAGCAACTGCTCGACGCTCTTCTGAGGATGCCTGTTAACGAGTTCAGTTCCGAGGAATCGCGGGAAATTGTCGCCGGTATCAGCAGACTTAATCTTCCTCTTG tcaAAACACGAACGACTTCGTCAAATTCCACGACGACGAAGACACCGCGATCGACGTCCGTAAAACCTACGCCTTCCGCACCATCCATCACGACCTTCCGCAGTAGAACGGGACGAAAGTTCCGCACAACCACCGAGAGCGCGAACGGGTTCGCCAGAAGATCGGACGAGGCCGTGCCGGACGCGAACAATTCCTTATCGGAGGACGAGGCCATCGCGTCCGATAGCCGAGCTCTCGAGCTTCTTAGGTCGCTCTACACGATAGCTGCTAAGTGGGGCTGA